The sequence GTTGGTGGCCGCGGTATCCGCCGCACTCGTCGCCCGTGCGCGCACCGGCGTCGGCCAACTGGTGTCCACCTCGCTGTACCGACAGGGCGCCTACACCGTCAGCTTCGACCTGAACACGTTCCTCATGACAGGCCACGCCATCGCGATCGGGCAGCGCGAGTCCATGGCCAACCCCTGCATGAACAACTACGCCGCGGCGGACGGCAAGCGGTTCTGGATCGTCGGCCTCGAGGTCGATCGGCACTGGGGGCCACTGTGCCGGGTCGTTCGACGCCCCGACTGGCTTGCCACCTATCCGCGACCACGCGACCGGGCGGCCAACTCGGTGGAGATCATCGGCGCGCTCGACGAGATCTTCGCGACCAGGCCACTTGACGAGTGGGCGGAACTGTTTGCGGCTGAACCGGATTTCTTCTGGTCGCCGATCAACTCGGTCGAGGATGTCATCGCCGACGAGCAGTTCCACGCCGCCGGCGGCATCGTGTATGTGCCAGACGGCGATTCCAGCGTTCCGATGGTGGCCACCCCCGCCGACTTCCACGGCACCCCGTGGGAGACCCGCTCTGCCGCGCCCGCGGTGGGCCAACACACAGAGGAAGTGCTCGCCGAGCTCAGGTCGCGGCGTGCTTGACGCCAGCGGCATGGCGTAGTTGTGCGAGGAACTGGTCGTCGTCATCGCTGCGAACCAGGTAGTGCGACACCGCGACTCGGACTGCTGTCGCCACCGCGAGCGCGGCGTCGGGCCCCTGCGCGAGACGCTCGAGGCGATCGCGCATCAGCGGGATGGCACGGGCCAGTCGCCGGATGACCTGTGCCGGTTCGATGTCGATCATCCGCAGGCCGGGATAGGACTGCTGGTACTCGACGATGACGCGCAGCGCGGCATCGAGCTTTTCGCCTGCAGGCAGTCCTGCGGTCGCGTCGGCGACGGCGCGTTCGTAGTACTTGCGTTCCCAGACCACGAAGCCGTCGAGCAGATCCCGCTTCGACGCGAACCAGCGATAGAGGGTCGGCCGTGAAACACCTGCCTGCAGCGCCACCTCTGACAGGCTCAACTTCGTCATGCCGTTGCGGCCCAGCACCTCAGCGGTCGCGGCGAGGATCCGTTGACGCGTCGAGTTGTCGTCCTCGACCGCCGCGTCCTTCATCGGCATAGCTTTACAAAAATCCAGTGAAATGTCACGCTGAGTCTGTTTCGGCAGCCGCCCACGTTCGGCAGGAGGGATCATGCGGGTCGAAGTGGACCTCGACAGGTGCACGGGACACGGCATCTGCGAATCGATCGCCGAGGACGTGTTCGAGGTGCAGGACGACGGCACGGTGCGCATCGAGGGGGATGAGCGGCCCGAGTCCGACCGCGACCGCATGCAGGGGGCCGTAACGCAGTGTCCCGCTGCGGCCCTGCGCCTGGTGGATTGATCGCGAGATAGCATTCACGGCTGTGGAATGCGCGAGATCACGACCAGGAATGCTATTTCGCGGGTAGTTACTAACGGCCGGGCATGGGGCGCATCAGCACGGACTGCTGGATCGCTCCGATGGCGCCCGCCTCGTCGAAAAGCGTGCCGATAGTGGTGCCGATACCGTCGGGGCCATAGCTGGTTTCGGCGCGAACGCCGATCCACTCCCCATCGGGAATCCGGTGCACATGCGCAACCAGATCGGTGTTCATGAACATCCACTTCCGGATGTCGAGCTTGGACCCGATCCCGTTGGCGCAGTCGGCGACCGCAAACAGCCGCTCGAGCGCGGTCATGTTCTCGCCCTTGACCAGATCGACCTCCGGCTTGATCCATGATTCGCGGGGTCCCTCGTTCAGCGGCTCGGTCAGCCATCGCCAATCTAGGCTGTGCACGTAGTTGCGATCCCAGTCCTTCTTCAGGTCGCGGCTCCACGCTTCGGCGACGGGTCGCAGCGCGGGAGCAGGGGCCTGCAGGAGGCCAGTGGTGTCGAGCTTCTGCAGCCGCCATCCGCTCGCCCTGGCGACAGGACGCGGCTGACCGTCGGGTCCTACTCCCAACATCTCGGCGCTGATCAGCTCGATCTGCTTGCCGGACCGCTCCCGCTGCGCACGCACCCAGATGTCGCCTTCGGCGGGCACGGGCCCCAACAGGTCGACCAGCACCCGGCTGAGACGGGTGTCGTCGCGCGCCTCGCAGCGTTCCAACGCGCGGGTCAACAGGGCCGAGACCGGTGCGCCGTGCTGGATCGCGGCCGTCCACGTGCTGCGCACCAGGTCGGTCGCGACGAATCTTTCGCCCTGCGGGTCGTTTTCGTCGACAAGCTCGTAGTACGAGTCACTCATGGCAGGCCGGCTCCTGGGATGTCGACGGCGGTCACATCGAGTCGCGACAGTTTCGTCCCGAGAAGCCGTTGGGGATAGGCATCGGTACTCGACAGCAGGAACAGCGTGCGGCGCTCCGGTCCACCGAGCGTGCAGGCGATCGCAGTGCGGTCACCGATGTCGATGCGATCGGTCACCGTGCCGCCCTCAATGATTCGCTCGAACTGGTGGGCCAGCGTCATCGCCGCCCATACGCCGCCTTCTGCGTCGAGCGTGATGCCGTCGGGCGGCCCGTCGAGCCCGTCGGCGAAGACCCGCCGATCCGAAAGCGATCCGTCGCCGCCGACAGCGAACGCGGTCAGACGCCTGCCGACCGACTCGGCGACGATCAGCGTCGATCCGTCCGGCGTGATGACCATCCCGTTCGGGAAGTCGAGGTCCTCTGCCACGACGCTGACAGCGTTGTCGGGGTCCACCCGCACGATGACGCCGCCTTCGAACGCCTGCGAGCCGATGTAGGCGCGGCCATGCTCATCGACGACCATGTCGCCGATGCTCGCGGGCACGATGTCGGACAGGTCGGCGACGGCGTCCACGCTCTCGCCGTCATAGCGCAGCAGTGTGCGGTTCTCGGTGGAGGCGATCAGCAGCGACCCGTCGGGCCGAAACCCCAGCCCCGACGGGGCATGTCCGACAAGGGGCAGCGTGGTCAGATCACCCTGCAGGTCGACGGTGTGCACCGCCTCGCCGAGCATGTCGGAGAACCACAGCAGCCCCTCGAACCAGCGGGGGCCCTCCCCGAAGCAGAATCCGTTCGCCAGGGGCGTGAGGCTCATCCGGTACCTTTACAAAACACGTCGTAAGTGTCACGCTCGCACCGTGTCGATGTCAAACAGGTGCTGGTCATGAACATGAAGAAGTATCACAGCCATACCCTCATGTACCTGCACGAGACCATCGATCTCGGCTCCGGGCGCAGCGAGCAGTTCACCGCCGACGAGCGCTCGCGCGAAGACATATTCACCCAGGTTTTCAGCGACGTCTACCAGCCGATGATGGAAGAGCTCGGCGCGCGGCTGTTCGCGATCTGGGGGACGACACCGTTCAACGGGCACTGGCCGCAGGTGACTGTCGTCTGGGAGATCGACGCGTTCGCCGACTATGCGCGGATCGGTCGGGCGCAGTCACGAGGCGGCAGTCACGAGGCACCGTTCGGCACGTGGCGTGCGTTCCTGTCGGAGACCGGAGCCCGCGGCGAGGGCCGCATCATGTACGCGGGCAGGAGTAACAACACGCTGGCGCAGCTGAAGGACGCGGGCTTCAGTGCTGGCCTCGTCATCCAGGAGATCATGCAGACCAAGCCTGGACGCCAGGACGACTACATCCGCGAGTTGGAGCGGCTGTATGTCCCGTGGTCGGAGAGCACCGGCAAGATGTGGCTCGGCTCGTTCATCACGACCTTCCGGTTCAACGAGGTCATTCACTACTGGGCGCTCGAGGGCGACTGGGCGTGCTTCGAAAACCACTACCCGTCTTGGAAAGACAGTCCGCCCGCCGAGATCGTCACCTGGATGAGCGTCGCGCCCGCACTTCGCGACGGATGGGAGGACTCGATCCTGCAGGCGCTACCCCCATCACCGCTGCAATGAACACGCCCGTGCGCCAACAGTTCTCATACGACCCTTTCGATCCTGCGGTGATGGCCGACCCGCTGCCGTATTACCGCATCCTGCGCGACCACCACCCGGTTTACTACATCGAGAAGTGGGACACATACGCCTTGTCGCGGTTCTCCGACATCTGGGAGGTGCTGGAGATCAACGACGGAACCTTCGTCGCATCGGAGGGGACACTGCCCGCCGCAACGGTTCTGGCTGCTCACAATGACGGCCCGGTGGCCGATCCGCCGCTGCATCCCATGCCGTTTCACGCGAACTTCGACAGCCCGATCTACGACAGCGTTCGGCGGTGCACTTCTGTTCCGTTCCGTCCGAGATCTGTCGCCAAGCTCGCCGACCGCATTCGTACGCTGGCCAACGAGCGCCTCGACGAACTGCTGCCGCGCGGAACCTTCGACCTCACCCAGGAGTACGGAGGCATTGTCGCCGCATCGGTGGTGTGCGAATTGCTCGGCCTTCCGGTCGATCTCGCCGCCGACATACTGGCCACCGTCAACGCGGGCAGCCTCGCCCAGCCCGGAAGCGGAGTCGAGGTGGCCAACGCCCGACCCGGATACCTTGAGTATCTGGTGCCGATTGTGCAGCGCAGCCGAAGCGGTGGCGGTGACGACCTCCCGATCGCCGCCAACCTCGTCGACTACCGGTTGCCTGACGGCTCCCCGTTGTCCGACATCGAGGCGGCCACCCAGATGCTCGGCGTCTTCATCGGCGGCACCGAAACCGTGCCGAAGATCGTCGCGCACGGCCTGTGGGAGTTGGGCCTGCGGTCCGACCAGATGGCCGCCGTCCGTGCTGATCTGAACGCAGGAGTACCGAAGGTGCGGGAAGAGATGATCCGCTACTGCGCGCCCGCCCAATGGTTCGCCCGCACCGTCCGCAAACCGTTCACCGTTGGCGACACCACCATCCAACCGGGTCAACGAATCATCATGCTGCTCGCTTCGGCCAACCGCGATGAGCGCGAGTACCCCGATCCGGACGCATTCATCTGGGATCGAACGATCGAGCGACTCTTGGCATTCGGCCGCGGACAGCACTTCTGTCTCGGCGTGCACCTGGCCCGGCTCGAAATCACGGTCATGGTGACCGAGTGGCTCAAACGGGTGCCCGACTTTCGGGTCCTGCGTGACTCGGCGTCGCGGCCGCCGTCGAGCTTCCAGTGGGGCTGGAACCGTGTTCCCGTCGACGTCCAGGTGGAGGGCGGCTGAGGTGTGGTCGTATCGGCTGGTGGCCCCGTACACCCTTGAGCGGACCGACATTCCGGAGAAGACGCCGGAGTCGCTCGCCGACGGTCAGGTGCTCGTCCGGTTCATGGCGGCGGGGGTGTGCGGCAGCGACCTTCCCGGCTTCCGCGGTGCCAAGGGTCGGCTTCCCGGCGATGTGGGAACGAGCGCGGCCGAAATGGACGGCTTCCCGATTCACGAGATCGTCGGGGAAGTCGTCGCCGGCAGGCACAGCAGCCACGAGATCGGCGACCGCGTCGTCGGGTGGGCATCAGGCTTCGACGGGTTGATGGAGTACATCACCGCCGACGGTGACGGCCTTGCGCCGTTCGACCCGTCGTTGTCGCCACAGCATGCGGTGGCGCTGCAACCGCTGGCATGCGTGCTGTATGCGATCGAACAGCTTCCGGAGCTGTCGGGACGCCACGTCGCCGTAATCGGCCAGGGCTCGATCGGTCTGCTGTTCTCCTATGCGGTCAAGGCCGCAGGAGCGCGGCGTGTCACCGGGGTGGATCCGATCGACCGCGACCGCGTCGCCAAGGAGTTCGGTGTGGACACCGTCGTCCGCGCCACGAGCGACCGGTGGGTCAGCCACCTCGATGCGCACGACAAGCCCGACATCGTGATCGAAGCCGTCGGTCATCAGGTCGCCACGCTCGGCCACGCGATCGAAGCGGCCGCGTTCGGGGGCACCGTCTTCTACTTCGGTGTCGCCGACGACGACAGCTACCCGATCAGCATGCGCACCATGCTGCGGAACAACCTGACGCTGAAATCCGGTGTGACAGTCGACCGTCGCCGCATGCTGAATGCCGCAGGCGAGTTCGCGCGTGACCATCCGGAGTTACTCTCCGCGTATGTCACTCACACGTTCAGCGTCGACGACGTACAGCAGGCTTTCGAGCTGGCGAGCAGGCCGGCACCGGACCGCATCAAGATAGCGCTGGTTCGATGATGCGCAGCAGGCTGCAGGAAGCCCTCGCCGCCAAGGAGCGGATATTCGGCGGCTGGGTGGTCGGACCCACCAACATCGGACCCGAAGAGTTCGCTGCGGCCGGATACGACTACGTCGGGATCGACATCCAGCACGGCTATCTCGACGACGTCGACGTCGCGTTGCTGCTGCGCAGGCTCGAGCACGTTCCCATCGCCACCGCGGTGCGGCTGCCGTCGGCCGACCCGGCGCCGATCGGCCGCGTGCTCGACGCGGGCGCCGACGCGGTCATCATCGCCATGGTCGAGTCGCCCGAGCAGGCGGCCGCCGCCGTCGCGGCGACCCGGTATGCACCCGAGGGAGTGCGCAGCTTCGGGCCCCTGCGCGCGAGCCTCGGTGTCGATCCTGCCGATCACGAAGCGAGGACGAGCGTCTTCGCGATGATCGAGACCGCGAAAGGTCTTGCGGCGCTCGACGACATCTGCGCGGTGCCGGGTCTGACCGGTGTCTATGTCGGTCCCGCCGACCTCGCGATGTCGCTGGGGCACCGCCCGGCCGAGAGCCTGACCACGCCTGCCGTTCTCGACGCGGTCGCGCGCATTCGGTCCGCCGTGTCTGACGCCGGCCTCGTTCCCGCCATTCACGCCAACGCGGGTAAGCCAGGGAAGGCCATGGCCGACATGGGCTTTCGGATGATCAGCCTCGCATCGGAATCGCAGGCCTTGCGGCGTGGCGCCGCCGAACACCTCGAGGAGGCGCAGTGACCGACCGGGTCGCGCTGGTGACCGGAGCCGCGCGAGGACAGGGTGCGGCGATCGTCAGACGGCTGCACGACGACGGGTATCTCGTCGCCGCATGCGATGTGCGTGCCGACGAGCTGGCGGCATCGATCGACGGCCTTGACGGGGTGGCCGCGGTGTCGCTCGACGTCACGTCCGAAGAGCAGTGGAACGCCGCCGTGCGCGAGATCGTCGAGCGGTTCGGATCCTTGACGACCTTGATCAACAACGCGGGCATCTTGCATCGGGCGTCGCTTGAGGACGAGACTCCCGCAGGCTTCGAGGGCAGCTGGCGGTTCAACTGCCTGGGACCGTTCCTCGGAATCCGTTCCACCCTCGCGCATCTCCGCGTCGCCGACGGCGCGGCCATCGTGAACACGTGCAGCACCGGCGCGATCCGGCCGTTCCCCAATCACACCGCGTACGGCTCGTCGAAGTGGGCGCTGCGCGGGCTCACGCAGGCGGCCGCTGCGGAGCTGGCTCCGGCGGGCATTCGCGTCAACGCCGTCTTCCCTGGTCCGATCGCGACACCGATGCTCGATGCCGCGACGCAGGCGCGCCTCGCGGAGGCGGCGGCTTTCGGGCGGATCGGCGAACCGCGCGAGGTCGCCGACGCCGTAGCGTTCTTGGCGTCCCAGCAGGCCTCGTTCATCACCGGGTCCGAGCTCGTCATCGACGGTGGCCAGATCCTGAAGATCGGGTGACACCGTGGCCACGTCGGTGTCCGAGCGGCTCGACCCCGCTCTTCGTCACCTCGCCGGGATGCGGGTCGATCTCTCGGCCGAAGTGCTTCCCGTGTTTCGCGACTCACTGAACCGGCGTCGGCGCGACGAGATGCGCACGATCGACGTCACCGACGTCGCCATCGAGGAGTTGCGGGCGGGTTCCGTGCCGGTTCGCATCTATCGAGGCGGGCCGTCGCCTGCCCCGGCGGTGATCTATTGCCACTCGGGCGGTTTCGTAGTGGGCAACCTCGACATCGACCATCGCCAGTGCGTGGAACTCGCCAGACGCGGCCGATGCACCGTCATCTCCGTCGACTACCGGCTGGCACCCGAGCATCCGTTCCCCGCTGCCATCGACGATGCGACGGCGGTACTCCACTGGTCGTCCGACAACGCGAGCCGACTGCAGATCGACACCGATCGACTGGCGGTGGCAGGCAACAGCGCAGGTGGTGCGTTGGCGGCCTGTCTCGCGCAGCGCCACGCCTCGCGAATCCAGTTCCAGCTGTTACATCAACCCGTGCTGGACGACCGGCCCACCCCCTCGGCGGAGGAGTTCGACTCCACGCCCGGATTCGACGGGCCTGCCGTCGCATCGATGTGGCGTCTCTATCTGTCCGGCGCCGAGGGCTCGGCAGACGCCGCCCCTGGCCGCAGCGAGGAACTCGCCGGCCTGCCGAGCGCGCTGATCACCTGTTCGGAGCTGGACCCGCTGCGAGACGAAGCGATCGACTACGCGATGCGTCTCTTGCAGGCGGGCGTGGCGACCGAGATGCACGTGTACGCGCGCACCTGTCACGGCTTCGATTCTTTTTTGCCGGAGTGGGAGACCAGCCGACAGCTGTATGCGTTACAGGGAACTGCATTGGCACAGGCCTTCGGGCAAATTGTCGATCACGCTCGGTGAGTTCTGCGACCAGTGCTGATTTAACCATTAAACTCCGCCCGACTCATGATCAAATTAGCGAAATCCTTGATCAATCGAATTGTCGGCGGAGTAAATAAGGCTTGCGGTATTCCCGGCCGCCCGAGCAAACAAAACATTCTCTCGATATGGCTTTACCAATCCCGATCCGTGTGTAAAACTTTGCCTCAACCGGGGGGTTAGCTGGGTCGCATTGGCAAATGGAGGGGTTCTGTCATGGGTAAGCACAACAAGCCGCGGGGTATTAATCGGGGCGGGCAGATCGCGGTCGCGGCGGCAGCGGCGACCGTGCTCGCGGGATGGGCGGCTCCGGTTGCCTACGCCGACGACGGCGCCGACACCGATACCGGCTCGAATGCCGTCAGCAGGACGGCCGGCGCGGTCAAAGATGCAGTGGACTCCGTGCGGAAGACGGCGCGCGACGTCGGTTCCTCAGTGCGGGGCGCTGCGCGGGACTCAATGCAGGTCGGCTCCGGTGGCGCTGGCAGCTTACTGCGTCCCAAGTCCAACAGCCCGAGGTCGACGCTTTCGGCACAGCAAACCACCGGCGATACGCAACGCAATACTGTCGCGCCCGCCCTCGTGGCGCCCACGACTCCGGACAACGCCACGGGTTCGGTGACCATCCCCATTGTGGACGTCACTCTGCCGGGTCTGCCGGACGGGCCGACGTTCGCCCTGCCCACGCCGAGTCCCGGAATCCCGCCTGGTTTCGGCTCCCAGGGCAGCAACTTCTTCGGCCCCCTCGGTGCAGCAACCAACGGCAATAACCTGTTCGGGCTGAACTTCTTCAACATCGGCGATAACAACCTTCTAACCGCCAACAACATCGGCACGGGTCTTCAGGGTGTTGTCGCCGGAGACCGTAACTTCCTGGCGGGTAACCAGGTGATCGTGCCGACGAGTTTTGGCACCAACTTCGGCTGGATGGGTGACGACAACGGTGACTTTGATCTGAACCTGCCCGACAGCCCAGGCGACCTGCTGAACCTGAACCCGTTCGAGATTCTGGCTTTAGAGCCGTCCGGTAACAACATCGTCGCCAGCCCCTTCAGCTACGGCAACAACACCTTCATCATGGGTGACGGCAACGACGGCACCGCGAACAACATCATGTTGGGTGCGGGCAACTCCGGCAACAACATGCACTGGATCGGAGACAATGCCGACGGCGCCGGGAACAACATTGTCACCGGGATCGGCAGCCTCGGCAACAACATGTCGATCATCGGAGACAACAGCAACGAGTCAGGCAACAACTTCAATCTCGGCGCATTCGGCTTCGCCAACAATATGGGCCTTATCGGCAGCGCTGCCACCAGATCCGGCAACAACACCAACGTGTCGCCATTCGGTGGGTTCGCGCAGAATTTCGTGGTGGTAGGCGATGGCGCTGACTATTCCGGCAACAACTCCAACGTATCCGCGTTCGGTGGGTTCGCCCAGAACATCGCGCTGATCGGCAGTGGGGCTGACGGATCCGGTAACAACTTCGGCATCTTCAACTTCGCGCTCGTCGGAAGCGGCGTCGAGGATGCCGGCAACAACGAGGGCGGCGGCTTCAACTTCGCGATCTTCCCGAACGCAGGCCAGAACTGCACGGGCCCGGCCTGCTTCAACTTCTTCGGAGCGCAGTTCGGGAACTGACCTGCCTTTACAGGTAGGCGTGCAAGTGTCACGCTAGCGGGGATGGACTTCTCCCGTGTGGCACTGTCCGACGACGACGAATCGTTCAGGGACGACCTCAGGTCGTTCCTGAACGACATCGTCACCGACGAGGTCCTCGCGCGTGACCGCGCGACCGGCGAGAACTTCGACGAGGGCGTGCATCTCGCACTCGGCAAGGCCGGTTACCTCGCCGCCGATTTCAAGACCGGCACCGACGGCGGCTTCAGTCGAATCCGTAAACGGATCTGGGACCTGGAGATCGGCCGCGCCCACACCCCGTGGTTTCACTGGGGGACGACGGCGATGGTGGCGCGCGCTGTCGAGGCGTTCGGCTCACCCGAGCTCAAGGAGGAGGTGCTCGAGCGCACCCTGGCCGGTGAGTTCCGGCTGTGCTTGGGCTACACCGAACCCGAGGGCGGCTCTGACGTCGCCACCGCCAAGACCCGTGCTGTCCGCGATGGTGACGAGTGGGTCATCAACGGCTCGAAGATGTTCACGTCGAACGCGCAGAACGCGTCGTACGTCTACCTGATCACGAACACGGACCCGGACGCACCGAAGCACCAGAGCCTCACCATGTTCCTCGTTCCGCTCGACTCGCCCGGTGTGGAGATTCAAGCGCTGCGGACGGTCGACGGTGACCGCACCAACATCACCTACTACAGCGACGTCCGCGTTCCCGACCGGTACCGCATCGGCGAGGCGAACGCGGGCTGGTCTGTGCTTCGCGATGCGCTGAACGACGAACACGGCACCGTCGAGCGCGGCGATGACGGGTTGCAGAAGATCGCCGCCATGTCTGAGCACGTCCTGGTGCTCGCCGAGGCGCTCGACAAGGTCGCGTCGCTTACGGCCGACGAGGATTCGGTGAGGTTCCGGCTCGGACGCGGTATCGCCCGCATGGAGGCCGCGATGAGCACGCCGGACATGTTCGGCAGGGTCGCAAATGCGCAAGTCATGCGCGATGTCTCACCGGATCTGATGGACATTCTCGGGACGGCATCGAGTCTGCCAGGGGATGAGAAGGGGGCCGTCGGCGACGGCGGCGCCGAGTACGCGTTCCGGCTGGCCGGGCCGACCGGCATCTACGGCGGCACGCTCGAGGTGTTCCGGAACATGATCGCCCAGCACGCACTCGGCCTCGGCAGGCCGAACTACTCGCCGCCGGCGCGGAACAGTTCCTAGAGGCGGGCGATAACCCCCGACGCCAGCAATTCCAGCGTCTCGTCGGAGCCGCGGTCATGCGTGAACAGCACGATCTGACCGAAGCCCATGTCCTGTAGTTGGTTGAGGCGATCGACGATCGCGGGCGGCGTGCCGATCAGACCGCCTTCGTGCAGCCCGAAAGCAGGAATCCCGAAACGCTTTTCGGCGAGCTGTCGGACACGGGGCAGTGACGCGTCATCGGGCGCCAGCGCCATCACCGCCTCGATCGACATGACAATGGTGGCCGGGTCGCGGCCGATGTCTTCGCACTGCTGTCGAAGCACCGCGATCTTGTGATCGAGTTCGCCGAGCGCGTACGTCGGCACGTTCCACACATCGGCGTAACGGGCCACCAGCGGCAAGGTGTACTTCTCACCGACGCCGCCCACCACGATCGGTGGGCGCGGCTGTTGCACCGGTCCCGGTTTGATCGGCATGTCCGTCACCGTGAAGTGCTTGCCTGCGAAATCGATCCGCTCGTCGGTGAAGGCCTGTTGCAATATCTCGAGTGTCTCGCCGAGCCGCTCTGAGCGCTGCGCGAACGTGCCCCATTCCATTCCGACACGCGCATGCTCATCCTCGATCGACCCGCTTCCGATCCCCAGTTGGAGGCGGCCCGCCGATATCTGGTCGAGGGTGGTGGCCATCTTCGCCAGCACA is a genomic window of Mycobacterium sp. ITM-2016-00318 containing:
- a CDS encoding acyl-CoA dehydrogenase family protein, encoding MDFSRVALSDDDESFRDDLRSFLNDIVTDEVLARDRATGENFDEGVHLALGKAGYLAADFKTGTDGGFSRIRKRIWDLEIGRAHTPWFHWGTTAMVARAVEAFGSPELKEEVLERTLAGEFRLCLGYTEPEGGSDVATAKTRAVRDGDEWVINGSKMFTSNAQNASYVYLITNTDPDAPKHQSLTMFLVPLDSPGVEIQALRTVDGDRTNITYYSDVRVPDRYRIGEANAGWSVLRDALNDEHGTVERGDDGLQKIAAMSEHVLVLAEALDKVASLTADEDSVRFRLGRGIARMEAAMSTPDMFGRVANAQVMRDVSPDLMDILGTASSLPGDEKGAVGDGGAEYAFRLAGPTGIYGGTLEVFRNMIAQHALGLGRPNYSPPARNSS
- a CDS encoding LLM class flavin-dependent oxidoreductase, with the translated sequence MTRAEIGVYLPQMGFSYADVLHRALRCEELGIDSLWLYDHLYGPGAPDYPSLEAWTLATALLSRTEHIQVGHMVLCNQFRHPAVLAKMATTLDQISAGRLQLGIGSGSIEDEHARVGMEWGTFAQRSERLGETLEILQQAFTDERIDFAGKHFTVTDMPIKPGPVQQPRPPIVVGGVGEKYTLPLVARYADVWNVPTYALGELDHKIAVLRQQCEDIGRDPATIVMSIEAVMALAPDDASLPRVRQLAEKRFGIPAFGLHEGGLIGTPPAIVDRLNQLQDMGFGQIVLFTHDRGSDETLELLASGVIARL